One Sphingomonas limnosediminicola DNA segment encodes these proteins:
- a CDS encoding class V aminotransferase produces the protein MSFKPLFSRSLSADPDRLHFAAHSHHLWPDASFEGQMQAWNDAARLADRKWDKVMGEVWPEAQGEVTSELGTGMPDAVVFAPNTHELLVRLFAAASGSWPIRVLTSDGEFHSARRQFARWEEAGAAQIDRVPVEPFDTFSDRFLKAAKSGDHGFIFVSQVLFNSGRMFDRVEELAALGKPDGPWVVIDGYHAFMASDRPFGERAAQTAFYVGGGYKYAMSGEGCAFLHAPPGFGERPRITGWYAEFEDLTLPPGAVGYAKDAMRFMGATFDPSALYRFTAVRRMLRENGLTTDRISAFVAALQQQLLGSIGNSPLSGAELLNPLDGGPHARFLAFRSPNAQRWHEQLKARNVITDVRGEVLRIGFGIYQDEADVDRLAGVLGAL, from the coding sequence GTGAGCTTCAAACCTCTCTTCTCGCGAAGCCTGTCGGCCGATCCCGATCGGCTGCACTTCGCAGCGCACAGCCATCACCTTTGGCCCGACGCCAGTTTCGAAGGACAGATGCAGGCGTGGAATGACGCCGCGCGCCTTGCAGACCGCAAGTGGGACAAGGTCATGGGCGAGGTTTGGCCCGAGGCGCAGGGCGAGGTCACTTCGGAACTCGGTACGGGCATGCCGGACGCCGTCGTCTTCGCGCCGAACACACACGAACTCCTGGTGCGACTTTTCGCCGCGGCGTCCGGAAGTTGGCCGATCCGCGTGCTGACCAGCGACGGGGAGTTCCACAGCGCGCGCCGCCAATTCGCCCGCTGGGAAGAGGCCGGCGCGGCGCAGATCGACCGCGTCCCGGTCGAGCCGTTCGACACTTTCTCGGACCGCTTCCTAAAGGCTGCGAAGTCAGGCGACCACGGCTTCATCTTCGTCAGCCAGGTGCTTTTCAACAGCGGCCGCATGTTTGATCGGGTCGAGGAACTTGCCGCGCTCGGTAAGCCGGATGGACCGTGGGTCGTGATCGACGGCTATCACGCCTTCATGGCGAGCGACCGGCCCTTCGGCGAACGCGCGGCGCAAACCGCATTCTACGTTGGCGGCGGATATAAATATGCGATGTCGGGCGAAGGCTGTGCCTTCCTGCACGCGCCCCCCGGCTTCGGCGAGCGCCCGCGCATTACCGGTTGGTATGCGGAGTTCGAGGATTTGACCCTTCCGCCCGGTGCCGTTGGCTACGCCAAGGATGCGATGCGCTTCATGGGCGCGACCTTCGACCCCAGCGCCCTGTACCGGTTCACCGCCGTCCGCCGCATGCTCCGCGAAAATGGACTGACGACCGACCGCATCAGCGCTTTCGTCGCAGCTTTGCAGCAGCAGCTGCTCGGCTCGATCGGGAACTCGCCGCTGTCCGGCGCCGAACTGCTGAATCCGCTCGACGGCGGTCCACACGCGCGTTTCCTCGCTTTCCGCAGCCCGAATGCGCAGCGCTGGCACGAGCAGTTGAAGGCCCGCAACGTCATCACCGATGTCCGCGGGGAAGTCCTCCGGATCGGGTTCGGCATTTATCAGGACGAGGCAGATGTGGACCGCCTCGCCGGGGTTCTGGGAGCGCTGTAG
- a CDS encoding MFS transporter, with amino-acid sequence MPETAATPNRSRGLLMTFLIIAYTLNFIDRQIAGILAEPIKNDLHLTDKQLGLLGGTAFALFYTVLAIPIARIADRSDRSVVLTIGLALWSVATAVCGFAQGFVQLFVARMAVGVGEAAGVAPAYSLLTDQYPIERRARAMALFSLGIPLGSALGVIFGGLIAAKVDWRMAFIVLGIAGLLFAPLYKWGVRDPGHRHRETAASVGEVFALISRKPTFWLMSFAAGIGSLISYGLAFWIPSFMARSFQLELVDRSLIYGTIVLVGGVAGVWLGGVVGDRLKQARPAAYALVPTVTYALCLPAFLLAFSSNSIAATALLFIIPTALSLAWLGPVIGAINSLVPAHMRATASAMFLFINNLIGLGLGTFVIGTISDALKGQFGDEALRYSAMTTTLLYVLSSLLMGLAALRLPRDIEKPTS; translated from the coding sequence ATGCCGGAAACTGCCGCGACGCCGAACCGCAGCCGCGGGTTGCTGATGACCTTCCTCATCATCGCTTACACGCTCAACTTCATCGACCGGCAGATCGCGGGCATCCTCGCCGAGCCGATCAAGAACGACCTACACCTGACGGATAAGCAGCTCGGCCTTCTGGGCGGAACCGCGTTCGCGCTATTCTACACCGTCCTCGCCATTCCGATCGCACGCATTGCCGACCGCAGCGACCGGAGCGTCGTGCTGACCATCGGCCTTGCCTTGTGGAGCGTGGCCACGGCGGTGTGCGGCTTCGCTCAGGGTTTCGTGCAGCTGTTCGTGGCGCGCATGGCGGTGGGGGTTGGCGAGGCAGCAGGTGTCGCTCCGGCCTACTCGCTGCTTACCGACCAATACCCGATCGAACGGCGGGCGCGCGCGATGGCGCTGTTCTCGCTCGGAATCCCGCTCGGGAGCGCGCTCGGCGTCATTTTCGGCGGACTGATCGCGGCCAAGGTCGACTGGCGGATGGCGTTCATCGTGCTTGGCATCGCGGGGCTGTTATTCGCGCCGCTGTACAAGTGGGGCGTGCGCGACCCTGGCCATCGGCATCGCGAAACCGCGGCGTCTGTTGGGGAAGTGTTCGCCCTGATCTCGCGCAAGCCGACCTTCTGGCTGATGAGCTTTGCGGCAGGAATCGGCTCGCTCATTTCCTATGGCCTTGCGTTCTGGATCCCGTCGTTCATGGCGCGCAGCTTCCAGCTCGAGCTGGTCGACCGCTCGCTCATCTACGGCACCATCGTGCTCGTCGGCGGAGTCGCCGGTGTCTGGCTCGGCGGTGTCGTTGGCGACCGACTGAAGCAGGCGCGCCCGGCGGCCTATGCCCTCGTTCCGACCGTTACCTACGCGCTCTGTCTGCCGGCCTTCCTGCTGGCTTTCTCGAGCAATTCGATCGCTGCCACGGCGCTGCTGTTCATCATTCCGACCGCGCTCAGCCTCGCCTGGCTCGGCCCCGTCATCGGCGCGATCAACAGCCTAGTACCGGCGCACATGCGGGCGACGGCGTCTGCGATGTTCCTGTTCATCAACAACCTCATCGGGCTCGGCCTCGGGACCTTCGTCATCGGTACGATTTCTGATGCGCTGAAGGGGCAGTTTGGCGATGAGGCGCTGCGCTATTCGGCCATGACGACCACCTTGCTGTACGTTTTGTCTTCACTTCTAATGGGCCTCGCGGCACTGCGTCTGCCACGCGACATTGAGAAGCCAACTAGCTGA
- a CDS encoding fasciclin domain-containing protein: protein MKNHALALGLAAVVMTAGACTNKNDDGNSAKTAQTPKAQKAAGTKTISAGLAPGGRFMQIAKAAGIDQTLAGPGPYTVIVPDDAAFGTAPAGTFDVSPQNRPQLTGVLTNLILPGTVLVADIDKAIDNGKGKAPLATMGGGTITATKDGGKTVLTDAAGHKATITQGDEQFTNGVVHHVDGVLMPSKTTKAPSVGQKAG, encoded by the coding sequence GTGAAGAACCATGCGCTCGCGCTTGGGCTCGCGGCGGTCGTGATGACCGCCGGTGCCTGCACCAACAAGAACGACGACGGCAACAGCGCGAAAACCGCCCAGACGCCCAAGGCCCAGAAGGCGGCGGGGACCAAGACGATCTCGGCGGGTCTGGCACCAGGCGGCCGCTTCATGCAGATCGCCAAGGCCGCCGGTATAGATCAGACGCTCGCCGGACCCGGTCCCTATACGGTCATCGTTCCCGACGATGCGGCGTTCGGGACGGCGCCAGCCGGCACGTTCGACGTCAGCCCACAGAATCGTCCGCAGCTGACGGGCGTGCTGACGAATCTCATTCTGCCGGGCACTGTGCTCGTCGCCGATATCGATAAGGCGATCGACAACGGCAAAGGCAAGGCCCCGCTCGCAACGATGGGCGGCGGCACGATCACGGCCACGAAGGACGGCGGCAAGACTGTGCTGACCGACGCGGCCGGCCACAAGGCGACGATTACGCAGGGGGATGAGCAGTTCACCAACGGCGTCGTCCATCACGTCGATGGCGTGCTGATGCCCAGCAAGACGACGAAAGCGCCTTCGGTCGGCCAGAAAGCGGGCTGA
- the dnaN gene encoding DNA polymerase III subunit beta, whose protein sequence is MKATIERAVLLKSLGHVQSVVERRNTIPILSNVLLDAREDGSIRLMATDLDLQVDESVPATVAQPGATTVSAHTLFDIVRKLPDGSQVELTAAEGKMQVVAGRSRFNLSTLPRDDFPVIAEGELPTRFELPAATLREIIEKTRFAISTEETRYYLMGIFLHVVDDQLRAAATDGHRLARVTVPRPEGADGMPDVIIPRKAVAELYRLLEELEGTVEISLSATKVRFGLGSAVLTSKLIDGTFPDYNRVIPTGNDKLLKLDPKSFSAGVDRVSTIASEKTRAVKMSVDRDKVTLSVTSPENGLATEELAADYGSDGIEIGFNARYLMDILSEIEGDTVEVHLADAAAPTLLRENDKSNALYVLMPMRV, encoded by the coding sequence ATGAAAGCGACGATTGAGCGGGCGGTCCTGTTGAAGAGCCTTGGTCACGTCCAGTCGGTCGTGGAGCGCCGGAACACCATTCCGATCCTCTCCAACGTCCTGCTGGACGCGCGCGAGGACGGGTCGATCCGCCTGATGGCGACCGACCTCGACTTGCAGGTAGACGAAAGTGTCCCGGCGACCGTCGCGCAGCCGGGCGCGACGACGGTTTCGGCGCACACGCTTTTCGACATCGTCCGCAAGCTCCCCGATGGAAGCCAGGTCGAACTGACCGCCGCCGAAGGAAAGATGCAGGTCGTTGCCGGACGTTCGCGCTTCAACCTGTCGACACTTCCGCGCGATGACTTCCCAGTAATCGCCGAAGGTGAGCTGCCCACCCGGTTCGAGCTGCCCGCCGCGACACTGCGCGAAATTATCGAAAAAACGCGCTTCGCCATCTCGACCGAAGAAACCCGCTATTATCTGATGGGTATCTTCCTGCATGTGGTCGACGACCAGCTTCGCGCCGCCGCAACCGACGGGCACCGCCTTGCACGCGTGACCGTGCCCCGCCCCGAAGGCGCCGACGGCATGCCCGACGTCATCATTCCGCGCAAAGCGGTTGCCGAGCTGTACCGCTTGCTCGAGGAACTCGAGGGGACGGTCGAGATATCGCTGTCCGCGACCAAGGTCCGCTTCGGACTCGGCAGCGCGGTGCTGACGAGCAAGCTGATCGACGGCACCTTCCCCGACTACAATCGCGTGATCCCGACCGGCAACGACAAGCTTCTGAAGCTCGATCCGAAGAGTTTCTCGGCCGGCGTCGACCGCGTCTCGACCATCGCCAGCGAAAAGACGCGCGCCGTGAAAATGAGCGTCGACCGGGACAAGGTCACGCTGTCGGTGACGTCGCCGGAGAACGGTCTCGCCACCGAGGAACTGGCGGCGGACTATGGATCGGACGGTATCGAGATTGGCTTCAACGCCCGCTACCTGATGGACATTCTCAGCGAGATCGAGGGCGACACGGTGGAGGTCCACCTGGCTGACGCCGCCGCCCCGACGCTGCTCCGCGAAAACGACAAGTCGAATGCGCTCTATGTACTGATGCCAATGCGGGTGTGA
- the recF gene encoding DNA replication/repair protein RecF (All proteins in this family for which functions are known are DNA-binding proteins that assist the filamentation of RecA onto DNA for the initiation of recombination or recombinational repair.), whose product MPVSRIALTNFRSYASATVEPGPGFILLFGENGAGKTNLLEAVSLLAPGRGLRGAPLAEMARASGGVGFAVAVRLGDIDLGTGTQAAAPERRQVRVNGAPASVNSLSEWLSVLWLTPAMDRLFTGSAGDRRRFLDRLVLALEPGHAHHSTRYDAAMRARNKLLADERPDESWLSSLEAAMAEHGVEIGRARQSTVAFLEERLANAPDDEFARASIELTGWNGGDLAASLRANRPRDAAAGRATEGPHRQDLAVAHRAKQMPAAQSSTGEQKALLLGLVLAHADLVTDRRGDPPILLLDEVAAHLDPVRRAALFGRLDGRGQVWMTATEESLFDGIGPASRYRVTPGAISAS is encoded by the coding sequence GTGCCCGTCAGCCGCATCGCTCTCACCAATTTCCGTTCCTATGCTTCGGCAACCGTCGAGCCGGGACCTGGCTTCATCCTGCTGTTCGGTGAAAACGGCGCCGGGAAGACGAACCTGCTTGAAGCGGTCTCGCTTCTGGCGCCGGGGCGTGGCCTCCGCGGTGCGCCGCTCGCGGAAATGGCGCGAGCGAGTGGCGGTGTCGGCTTTGCGGTGGCGGTAAGGCTTGGTGACATTGACTTGGGTACGGGAACGCAGGCGGCCGCGCCGGAACGGCGACAGGTTCGGGTCAACGGCGCACCGGCGTCGGTGAACTCGTTAAGCGAGTGGCTCTCGGTTCTCTGGCTGACGCCGGCAATGGATCGTTTGTTCACCGGAAGCGCGGGCGATCGGCGGCGCTTCCTTGACCGGCTCGTGCTCGCGCTGGAGCCGGGGCATGCGCACCATTCGACGCGTTACGATGCCGCCATGCGGGCGCGGAACAAGCTGCTCGCCGACGAGCGCCCGGATGAATCGTGGTTGTCGTCGCTGGAGGCGGCAATGGCGGAGCATGGGGTCGAGATCGGCAGGGCCCGGCAGAGCACGGTGGCTTTCCTTGAAGAGCGGCTCGCCAATGCTCCGGACGACGAATTCGCTCGGGCCTCGATAGAGTTGACGGGTTGGAATGGCGGGGATTTGGCCGCCTCGTTGCGCGCTAATCGCCCGCGCGATGCCGCGGCTGGGCGCGCGACCGAGGGTCCGCATCGCCAGGATCTCGCGGTCGCGCATCGGGCCAAGCAGATGCCGGCCGCGCAATCGTCGACCGGGGAACAGAAGGCGTTGTTGTTGGGCCTCGTCCTGGCCCACGCCGATCTTGTGACCGATCGTCGGGGAGATCCACCGATCCTGTTGCTCGATGAGGTTGCCGCCCATTTGGATCCGGTGCGGCGCGCTGCCTTGTTCGGCCGGCTCGATGGCCGCGGGCAGGTGTGGATGACGGCGACGGAAGAATCACTGTTCGATGGGATTGGCCCCGCCTCGCGCTATCGCGTTACGCCGGGCGCAATCTCGGCCTCCTAG
- a CDS encoding PEPxxWA-CTERM sorting domain-containing protein, with product MAAAAFATIGFATPASASISVSATPGCAVYCGPTPITYDFDSTVPIFLGGAIVGPGTSSGLFAQPLGSVGKYFSVGPSTSSPANITIGNDIASFSFIWGSVDEYNSLTVNTMAGSMTFTGADIAALIPGFADGNQSSPTSNPIVTFTLTGDDRQAVNFNMTSTQNAFEIDSISVAAVPEPATWGMMLLGFGAMGFVFRNRKTRPISQLV from the coding sequence ATGGCTGCCGCCGCGTTTGCGACGATCGGCTTTGCAACTCCTGCAAGTGCATCAATCAGTGTATCTGCCACTCCAGGGTGCGCCGTTTATTGCGGCCCGACGCCTATCACTTACGATTTCGACTCGACCGTTCCGATCTTCCTCGGTGGGGCTATCGTGGGACCGGGAACTAGCTCTGGCCTATTCGCGCAGCCTCTGGGCAGCGTAGGGAAGTATTTCTCGGTTGGTCCGTCGACCAGCTCGCCCGCCAACATTACCATTGGCAACGATATCGCCAGCTTCAGCTTCATCTGGGGCTCAGTCGACGAGTATAACTCCTTGACGGTCAACACCATGGCAGGCTCTATGACCTTCACGGGCGCCGATATTGCTGCCCTGATCCCTGGCTTCGCGGATGGGAACCAGTCCTCCCCGACCAGCAACCCGATCGTCACGTTTACCCTCACGGGCGACGATCGCCAGGCTGTCAACTTCAACATGACCTCAACCCAGAATGCGTTCGAAATCGACAGCATTTCGGTTGCTGCGGTTCCTGAGCCGGCGACCTGGGGCATGATGCTGCTCGGTTTCGGTGCGATGGGCTTTGTCTTCCGCAATCGCAAGACGCGGCCGATTTCGCAGCTCGTATAA